Sequence from the Maribacter aquivivus genome:
AGTTGTCAAAAAAGGGACTAAACCATTAAAAGTCGATGAATTTGAATCATTATTAAAAGAAGAATCAGCAATTGTTATAGATACTAGAGAAGCTCAGGTTTTTGCCAAAGAATATATTCCAGATTCTTACAATATAGGTATTGACGGAAGTTTTGCCAACTGGGTAGGAACAACTATTGTAGATGTTAAAAAGCCAATATTGATAGTTGCCGAAAAGGGTAGGGAAGAAGAGGTGGTTACTCGCTTGGCTCGAATAGGTTTTGATAACACCTTAGGATATTTAAAAGGCGGTATTAATGCTTGGAAAAAAGCCGATAAAAAAATAGAGACCATACCAACTATAGAGGTGAAAGCACTTGCACATAAAATGATAGATGCCGATTTAAATATATTAGATGTACGTAGAGCAAGTGAATACAATAGTGAACATATTGAGGGAGCCATTAATGCTCCACTTGACTATTTAAATGATAGTATGACCAAAATAAATAAGAACAAAACATACTATGTTCATTGTCGAAGCGGATATCGTTCAATGGTTTTTGTGTCAATTCTAAAATCATTGGGCTATACCAATTTAATAGATGTTAAAGGCGGCCTAAAAGCAATAAAGGAGTTGGGGAAATTTAAACTATCCGATTATCATGAACCAACTACCATGCTTTAATTAAAATCAAACAAAATGAAATCAAGGTATCAAATATTGATTATAGGGGGAGGTACGGCAGGTTTAATGACCGCAAGCAGTTTATTACGTAAAAACCCTAAGTTGCAGGTAGGTATTATAGAACCATCTGAAGATCATTGGTACCAACCCGCCTGGACTTTGGTTGGTGCAGGCACTTATGATTATAATAATACTAAAAGACCAATGGCAAAAGTTATTCCGACCAATGCAGATTGGATTAAAGACAGTGTCAACTCTATTGATCCAGAGAACAATAGTCTTGGTTTAAAATCTAACCGAAAATTGGTTTATGAATATTTAATTGTTGCACCCGGTCTTAAACTAGATACCAGTTTAGTAGAAGGTTTATCAGAGGCTATTGATAAAGGGGTAGTATGTAGTAACTATACCAACCCGAACCATACGTGGCAAGTTATTAAAAATTTTAAAGGTGGTACAGCATTGTTTACACAACCACCTAAGCCCTACAAATGTGGTGGCGCACCACAAAAGATTATGTACTTGGCCGATGACCATTTTAAAAAAATGGGTGTTAAGAAAAAGACTAAAGTTGTTTTTGCAACCTCCGGCGATGCTATATTTTCGGTTCCTGAAATAGCCAAAACTTTAATGAAAGTAATAGATGAAAAAGGTATACATATTAAATTTTCTTACGAATTAAAAAAAATAGAAAGTAAGAAACAAATAGCTTGGTTTTTGGTAAGTCCGCAATCTAAAGAGCATAATCCGATAACGCTAGATATTTTAAAAGAGAATGGTTTAGTAGGTATAAAATACAACATGTTACACCTTGTACCACCAAATACGGCTCCAGATTTTATAATAAATTCACCACTTGCAGATTCTTCTGGATGGATGGATGTTAATCAATATTCCTTACAGCATACTAAGTATAAGAATATTTTTGGTTTAGGCGATGTAACCAATGTGCCTACATCTAAAACCGGTGCAGCAATACGCAAACAGGCCCCGGTCGTGGTACAAAATATGTTGTCGTTGATAGGTAATGGCAAACTAAGCTCTAAAAAATATGATGGGTATTCTTCATGCCCCTTTGTTACAGGTTATGGCAAAATGGTATTGGCTGAATTTGATTATACCAAGAAATTTACACCAGACCCTAAGCTAAAACGAATGCTCATTAAAGATTCTTCAAAAGAACATTGGCGACTTTGGATTCTTAAAAAATATATACTTCCATATCTATATTGGCACAAAATGCTTAAAGGAAAAGAGGTATAGCTATGTTGTTTCTAAACTCAAATATAAATTTTTAAGGTACGGCTACACAGTTTTATCAAGCAAATTATAAACTGTAAAACACAGTCATATTTTTCTATTTAACTGGTCTATAATGACTTGAGTCATTTCGATGTTTTGTTAGATAAAATACATTTGTTAAAGGAATTTAATTTATTAAAGCTATAACAATGAAAAATTTATCCTTATTACTATTATTTACAATGTTGGGAACAAGTATAACTATTGCCCAAGATCAAATACAAGATCGTGATCAAGACCGGCTCATGATGGTAGATGGCGATGTACTTCAAATTCGCGATCGTGATCAAATTCGTTTGCAAGAACCTATCATTTTAAATGATGGTACAGTGGTCAACTCAGACGGTTCGTATGTTACTAAAGACCGCAAGAGATTAGTTTTAAAAGATGGTGAATGCTTAGATAATGATGGTATCAAGTATAGAAATGAATACCAATATAGATATAAAGTTAAGCGAGAAAATACGGGGTTAAATCAAGATCAAATTAACGAGCGTAATCAAAATAGATATCAAATAATGAAGATTGATGGTGAAACCTATCAAATTAGAAACAGGGAGCAAAATCGAATTCAAAATCAAGTAAATCTTGGTGACGGTATCATAGTAAACCCAGATGGATCTTATCAAAATGAAAAGCGGGAACAATTACGTCTAAAAGAAGGGGAATGTTTGAATATGAACGGTGCCATGTTTAAAAATCTTTATCAACATCGTAAAATGACGGTTCAAAAAAATAAGATGATTAACAGAAATACAATTAAATCTGGCGTAAAGAAGCCTAATACCAAAAAGAAGGGTAAAAAATCGGGTCAATAATGACATTTTAATACACCAATACTAATTTATCATGAATGTTAAAATTCTCTCTTTTTTGTTGTTTTATGGTTTGCCCATAATTTTAATAGCTCAGAATAATAGAGATTTAGCTAAAGAAATTTCTAACGATATTGAATCTTATTTTTTAATGGATATTAGCTATATTAATGATGCTGTATTTATGGGAAGGAGAGATTCAATAGCGGCACCGTATATATATCCTTCTATAGGTTATTATAATGCATCGGGCTTATTTGTTGATATTTCAGCATCATATTTAGTTGGGTCAGAAGATAATAGAATTGACCTATTTATGCCCAGTTTAGGATATGATTTTAGCGACCTTCATTTAAGTGGAAGAATTTCTGGTACCGCGTATTTTTTTAATAAAGAAAGTTATAATGTAAAATCTGCAGTGCTTGCCGACGTTTCGGGCTTTTTGAGTTATAATCTGAAAATACTTGAAGCAACTCTTATGACCAATATCTTTTTCAATGATGGCGGCACGTCTGATTTTTTTGTTGGGTTAATGGTCAACCGTATATTTTACACCAATGATCGTAATTTTTTAGTAAATCCTACAATAAGCCTTTATGCGGGATCTCAAAACTTTTATGAGGTGTATTATAAAACAAGTAGGTTGGGTAATCGTAGAGGCTCTGGTCAAGGTTTGGGAGCTACAAATTTAAATTCTGCAACTACGGTTGAAATCTCAGAAGCGACTAAATTCAATATTTTAAATTTAGAACTTAGCTTTCCATTACAATATTATCATAAGCAATTCATTTTTTCATTGAATCCAATTTTAGCAATACCTCAAAGTAGTGCAACTATTACAACCGAAAATTCAGTTATTTCTGAAGATTTAGAAAGCACATTCTATTTTACTGCGGGTATTAGTTATTGGCTTGATATGGCTAAAAGAAAGTCTTAAAACCTTTTTTATAGAAATTTCTCAGCATGAAATTGAGTACGGCTTGATTCAGATAAGATTGTAAAATATTATTTTTGAAATTTGGATTTTTAAGTTTCAAACTAGTAATAGAATTCTTTACTTAATATTCATTCTCGTCAATAAAAAAAGATGGTACGTACTATCACTTTTTATATAATTCGATAAGGGTTATTTCGGGTCTCATACCCAACCTACCAGGAAAACCCATCCATCCCAAGCCACGAGTTACATATAGATATTGATTATTTTCTTTGTACAAACCTGCCCAATGTTTGTATTTATACTTTATAGGGCTCCATTTTTTTGTTCTAAAGTTGATTCCTGCTTGCATACCATGTGTATGTCCTGATAGTGTTAAGGTAATATTGGTATGGTGGGCAACTTCTTCTGACCAATGGGTAGGGTCATGAGACAGTAGTATATTGAAGTTAGCACCATCTACGTTTTTCATTGCTTTTTGCAAATCACCATATTTTTTAAATTCTGGATTGCCCCAGTTTTCAACACCAATAATAGACAAAGATGTATTAGCTTTTTCTATTAATTTTGCTTCGTTTCGTAAAAGTGAAAAGTCTGTTTTTATGTAAAATTCTTGTATTTCATTAAAATTTATTCGCTTTTCTTCTGGCGTCGCCCATTGACTATAATCACCATAATCGTGATTTCCTAGCACTGCAAATTTTCCATATTTGGCTTTTAATTTTTTTAATACCGTGTGCCACCCTCTAAGTTCCCAAGAAAAATTATTTACTAAATCTCCTGTAAAGACAATTAAATCAGGATTGAGTTCATTTATCTTTTTAACGGCACGTTCTAAAATATGATACTTGTAATTAAAACTACCTAAATGAAGGTCAGATATGTGAACGATACGTATACCGTTAAACTGCTGAGGTAAGGTTTCTAATTTTAAACTGATATGATGAACCTTAAAACGATAAACAGCACTAAAAATGGCATAAAGAATTATGAAGAATGGTAAAAACCCTGAAAGAAGACCTATAACAGGTATAACAATTAATGACGCTTCTTGTGAAAACATAAAATTAGAAAAGTAGAGTAGACTAATTACAATTACGAAAATAAGTTTGGGGATAAATGAAGATACGGTTAAACCATATAATTTTGATATAATCAATTGTTGACGCTCTGGTGCAACTAAATCTAGTTTTATTTTAAGAAGTAGAATAGAGGTAATTAAACCAATGGTGAAAACCCAGAAAAGAATATATATTAAGTTTTTTAAAATTTCAGATTCAATTGGTCTTGTTATTGAAAGTAACCAGTAAAAAGCGAAAATATCAATACCTAATATCACTAAACATAAAAGAACAATAGAAAACAAAGAATAGGATCGCATATTATGATTTATTATTTATGTCTTTTGATCTTCTTTCATCGTTTAAAGCATAAAGAAAACTTTTTACATCTGCCACCCAAGTATCGTACATAAAAATGAGGGTAATTTCTTCAATGGTTTCCAAAAGTCCGATAACGATCATACAATAGAACAACCAGTAAACAGGACCAAAGAATAAAAACCAAATAATAAATACTGCCTGAACAACAGCAGATATTTTCGCTAAATAAGTGTGAAACGCGGTCGCCTTACCATATTTTACGAATGCAATAGCCATTTGAAGTAAATAAGGTATAAAAGCTATTGATATCAAAACTAAATTCTCTTTAATGAAGTTAACTTCAAAGACTAACAGACCAATTAGACCCATAATAAAGGTTAATTGATCTCCTATCGAATCTAATTGCGAACCTCTCTCGCTCGTAATTTTTAGTTTTCTGGCTAAATACCCATCAATAGCATCTGTACTATAACTTATTAGAAGAAACCATGTAAACAGTTTTCTCTCATTAAACCATAAAAGAAGTATTAAGATAGGTATTGCAGCTACCCTATAAAATGAAAACCAATCTGCAATATTAAAATTTTTAAATTTCCACATAGGTGTTTCTAAACAATTAGTTTCTTGCTATTTATGATATTTTAAACAGGTATTTGTTGTCCTAAAGCTATAGAAATTAAAGGGTTGTGTAAATGATATTTATCATAGAGGTAATTGTTGTAAGCTATAATGAACTTTAAGATTTTCTAACTTATATAGTAAGGTTTAATGTAAAGAAAATGTGTGCTATAAATTATCTTCTACTAATTATGAGATAGGTTTAAAAAGTAATTGTAAAAAAATATACTGACTGACCTACATCATTTTGAACGCTTAAAGTTGAGTGTATTTTTGGTATATAATTTAATGTATAACCTTAAAACAAATTAATATGTCACTAGTAAAATTTAAAAGAAGACCTTTCGGGAACTTGATTACACAAGATTTTTTTGACATGGATGATTTTTTTGATAATCGCCAATGGGTAAGAAATATGATGCCAGAAAATTTTTGGAACGGCAAGAGATCAGAACCTGCTTTAAACATCAAAGAAACTGATGATAATTTTGAAATTGAACTTGCTGCTCCGGGCTTTAGCAAAAAAGATTTTGAGGTAACCATTGAAGATGGGTGTTTGAACATTAAGGCTGAAAAGTCTACTTCAGAAGAAGAAACAGACGATAATTACACGCGTAGAGAGTTTAGTTATAATGCTTTTGAGCGGTCATTGCAACTACCCGATAGTATTAAACAAGAAGCTATTAAAGCAAAGTATAATGATGGTATTTTAAGTTTCAACCTAGCAAAAAAAGAAGAAGCGAAAAAACTACCGCCTAAAAAGGTACTTATTGCTTAGAAATTGTCTTAAAGACAATTTTAACCCCACATTTAATACCCTTCAAACCTTAACCTATTTAACTTTTAAGTTAGTAGATAAGGTTTAGAGGGTATTATAATTTATAATCAACTGATTTCATTAATAAAAATAAACTAATGGTCCAAAAACCGTTTGCTCTGTCTATTGAAAAGGTTGTAACTATTTTAGAAAGCAATGCTCAATCTGGACTTGAAGAACAACAGATTCAAAATTTATTGAACAAATATGGCCCAAACCAAATACCAAAAGATGCACCTAAAAAAAGGTGGCGTATACTAGTAGACCAGTTTTTAAATCCTATTCTATATATTCTAATAGCTGCAGCCATACTAGCTTTCATTTTTAGTGATGTCATAGAAGGTTTTGCTATTCTTGTTGTTATTGTAATTTCAGCAGGTATTGGTTTTTTTATGGAACTAAGAGCAATACGATCTTTAGAAGCACTTCGTAAAATGGGTCAATCTAAAATACATGCTATAAGATTAGGAAAAAGGGTTCATATTAAAGGGATGGAAATAGTGCCCGGTGATATTATTTTATTGCGAACAGGTGACATTGTGCCTGCTGATGCCCGTTTAATTACAGTAGATAATCTATTGGTCAAAGAATCTGCATTAACTGGCGAAAGCGTACCAATACGCAAAGTGGTTAAGGTATTAAAGGGAGATTCGCCAATTACCGATCAATACAATATGGTCTTTAGAGGTACCATGGTAACTTCTGGGTTTGGAAAGGCAATTGTTACCTCTACGGCAAAATTTACCCAATTAGGTCATATACAACAACTAGGTATTGATGCATCGCAAGAACATACTCCATTAGATAAAAAGCTAAATCATTTAAGCAAATGGCTCATTTGGCTCACTTTATTTTTTGCATTCGTAGTTATTGTTGCAGGTTATATTAGGGGAAAGGATATTTTATTAATGATTGAAACCGGTGTGGCGTTAGGGGTAGCGGCAATACCGGAAGGTTTACCCATTGTTGCTACCATTGCCTTGGCACAAGGTATGTTGAGATTATCTAAAAGGCAGGTTATTATTAAAAAAATGGAAGCTGTACAAACCCTTGGAGCTACAGATATTATCTGTACAGATAAAACTGGTACCCTAACAGAAGATCGTATGAAAGTACATACCATTCTTTTTGGCGACAAATCTTTGGATGATGTTTTTATGACCCATGTTTCGATGGCAATAAGAGAACAGCCTATTTTTAAAAATATAATTTTGGCTAGTATTCTGTGTAACAATGAAAACTTGGGCACTGCAATTGAGGGTCAAGGCGACTCAATTGAACATGCATTACTAGAATTTGTTAAGTACTTAGGCTATGACTCTGTAGCTTTTAAAAATACTAATCCAGAAGAATTGGAATTACCTTTTGATGCGACCAGAAAATTTATGGCGACAGCACATAAAAATGGTAAGATTATTAGAGTATACGCAAAAGGAGCATTTGAAGCTCTTATACCTCATTGCGATTATATAATGGATGAAAAAGAAATTACACCTTTTAAAACAAAAAGTGAATGGCATACTAAAGTGAATACTCTTGCTGACCATGGTCTACGTACTTTGGCCTTTGCCTTTAAAGAAATGAATGAGCTACCGACCTCAGAAACTATAGTTGACCGATTAGTTTTTTTAGGAGTAATCGGTTTTCTTGATCCGGCACGTAGCGACGTTATGGCGACTATTGATGTTTATAAAAAAGCTGGAATAAAAGTGGTTATGGCTACTGGTGACCATCCTGGTACCTCAAAAAAAATTGCAGAGGAAATTGGTTTGTTGAAAAGGGATGCTGATCCAGATGAGGTATTAATAGCCCAAAATCTTAAATTCATAGAGCATATAGACCCAACATTATTTGAAAAAATTTCTAAAGCTTCGGTCTTTGCCCGTGTTTCGCCAAAGCAGAAATTAGATCTTGTTAAATTCTACCAAAAAAACAACCATATTGTAGGTATGATCGGTGATGGGATCAACGATGTACCGGCGTTAAAAAAAGCTGATATTGGCATAGCAATGGGCATTCGAGGTACAGAAGCAGCTAGAGAGGCAGCAGATGTAATTTTAAA
This genomic interval carries:
- a CDS encoding metallophosphoesterase, translated to MRSYSLFSIVLLCLVILGIDIFAFYWLLSITRPIESEILKNLIYILFWVFTIGLITSILLLKIKLDLVAPERQQLIISKLYGLTVSSFIPKLIFVIVISLLYFSNFMFSQEASLIVIPVIGLLSGFLPFFIILYAIFSAVYRFKVHHISLKLETLPQQFNGIRIVHISDLHLGSFNYKYHILERAVKKINELNPDLIVFTGDLVNNFSWELRGWHTVLKKLKAKYGKFAVLGNHDYGDYSQWATPEEKRINFNEIQEFYIKTDFSLLRNEAKLIEKANTSLSIIGVENWGNPEFKKYGDLQKAMKNVDGANFNILLSHDPTHWSEEVAHHTNITLTLSGHTHGMQAGINFRTKKWSPIKYKYKHWAGLYKENNQYLYVTRGLGWMGFPGRLGMRPEITLIELYKK
- a CDS encoding DUF6799 domain-containing protein, coding for MKNLSLLLLFTMLGTSITIAQDQIQDRDQDRLMMVDGDVLQIRDRDQIRLQEPIILNDGTVVNSDGSYVTKDRKRLVLKDGECLDNDGIKYRNEYQYRYKVKRENTGLNQDQINERNQNRYQIMKIDGETYQIRNREQNRIQNQVNLGDGIIVNPDGSYQNEKREQLRLKEGECLNMNGAMFKNLYQHRKMTVQKNKMINRNTIKSGVKKPNTKKKGKKSGQ
- a CDS encoding NAD(P)/FAD-dependent oxidoreductase, translated to MKSRYQILIIGGGTAGLMTASSLLRKNPKLQVGIIEPSEDHWYQPAWTLVGAGTYDYNNTKRPMAKVIPTNADWIKDSVNSIDPENNSLGLKSNRKLVYEYLIVAPGLKLDTSLVEGLSEAIDKGVVCSNYTNPNHTWQVIKNFKGGTALFTQPPKPYKCGGAPQKIMYLADDHFKKMGVKKKTKVVFATSGDAIFSVPEIAKTLMKVIDEKGIHIKFSYELKKIESKKQIAWFLVSPQSKEHNPITLDILKENGLVGIKYNMLHLVPPNTAPDFIINSPLADSSGWMDVNQYSLQHTKYKNIFGLGDVTNVPTSKTGAAIRKQAPVVVQNMLSLIGNGKLSSKKYDGYSSCPFVTGYGKMVLAEFDYTKKFTPDPKLKRMLIKDSSKEHWRLWILKKYILPYLYWHKMLKGKEV
- a CDS encoding cation-translocating P-type ATPase, coding for MVQKPFALSIEKVVTILESNAQSGLEEQQIQNLLNKYGPNQIPKDAPKKRWRILVDQFLNPILYILIAAAILAFIFSDVIEGFAILVVIVISAGIGFFMELRAIRSLEALRKMGQSKIHAIRLGKRVHIKGMEIVPGDIILLRTGDIVPADARLITVDNLLVKESALTGESVPIRKVVKVLKGDSPITDQYNMVFRGTMVTSGFGKAIVTSTAKFTQLGHIQQLGIDASQEHTPLDKKLNHLSKWLIWLTLFFAFVVIVAGYIRGKDILLMIETGVALGVAAIPEGLPIVATIALAQGMLRLSKRQVIIKKMEAVQTLGATDIICTDKTGTLTEDRMKVHTILFGDKSLDDVFMTHVSMAIREQPIFKNIILASILCNNENLGTAIEGQGDSIEHALLEFVKYLGYDSVAFKNTNPEELELPFDATRKFMATAHKNGKIIRVYAKGAFEALIPHCDYIMDEKEITPFKTKSEWHTKVNTLADHGLRTLAFAFKEMNELPTSETIVDRLVFLGVIGFLDPARSDVMATIDVYKKAGIKVVMATGDHPGTSKKIAEEIGLLKRDADPDEVLIAQNLKFIEHIDPTLFEKISKASVFARVSPKQKLDLVKFYQKNNHIVGMIGDGINDVPALKKADIGIAMGIRGTEAAREAADVILKNDKFTAIEMAIKQGRVILENIRQFVVYLLSCNLAEILSVGIAAFSNLPSPLLPMQILFLNLITDVFPALALGLGKGENDIMERAPKDPKAPIISKSDWNSIVLFGMCVSVAVIGIVMYTHFVLNLSEKIINNMAFYTLVMAQLFNVFNLPRQTESFWVNEVTTNIWVWAAIVISLLLTFGVTLIAPISDVLSLESITIYQLFLVIIFAMGSLVLAQIIGRLMVFLKN
- a CDS encoding Hsp20/alpha crystallin family protein translates to MSLVKFKRRPFGNLITQDFFDMDDFFDNRQWVRNMMPENFWNGKRSEPALNIKETDDNFEIELAAPGFSKKDFEVTIEDGCLNIKAEKSTSEEETDDNYTRREFSYNAFERSLQLPDSIKQEAIKAKYNDGILSFNLAKKEEAKKLPPKKVLIA
- a CDS encoding CDP-alcohol phosphatidyltransferase family protein, producing the protein MWKFKNFNIADWFSFYRVAAIPILILLLWFNERKLFTWFLLISYSTDAIDGYLARKLKITSERGSQLDSIGDQLTFIMGLIGLLVFEVNFIKENLVLISIAFIPYLLQMAIAFVKYGKATAFHTYLAKISAVVQAVFIIWFLFFGPVYWLFYCMIVIGLLETIEEITLIFMYDTWVADVKSFLYALNDERRSKDINNKS